ttcaagatcttagatacaactctcaattatCATTTTCCACTCATATTATGATTTTCTATATGagcatgtagttaaaattttctagccaaaatAAGTCGAGAATCACACATCCAAAATATGTAAGCCTCAACTAAGAAGGCCAAAAAGGTGTATCTTTTGCACGAATGTGCAAATCTTAGCGTGTAATGCATTGGccttttgggatttggtattttagttTGACTGTTTGAGCCTCTCTGCATTCACATGCCTCATGTTGAGGCGAGTCTCATGGCCAaccttgattgagccttttaaaacttTGAGTTGTTTCATGCTTGGTCAGTAACAGGACAACATTGTaattgttaaaaatttcaatctATTGCTGCATTCTTTACAGTTTCACTTAAAAGGATACCTAGTTGAGGCAATGTTCTGCTAATGTGTATTTATATATGCAGGTCAATGAGTTCAAGGCTGCAATTGGACCACTATCTGGACGCAGTTTACAGTATTGCAGCGATGCATGCCTGAGGAGATACTTGGAAGCTCGAAACTGGAACATAGACAAGTCAAAGAAAATGTTGGAGGAGACACTCCAGTGGAGATTGACGTTTAAGCCTGAGGAAATTAGCTGGGTAAGTTGATACAAATTTCCTGCAGATAAAAGGTTTACAAATGTGATAGAAAGTACCTTTTAGaattatttccaaatatttttcctaaatcAAACTCAAGCTTAATGTTTCAAAATTGAGGAAAACTAACCTATATCAATGAGTAGctccttttcatttcatttatgcTATTTACATATGCTTTTACTTCAATGTGGTTTTACGCTGATCATGTTGTAATTCCTTATCAGCATGAGGTTGCAGTTGAAGGTGAGACTGGGAAAGTATTTAGAGCTAGTTTTCATGATAGGAATGGGAGAACTGTTCTCATATTGAGACCGGGAAAACAGGTAGGTCTTGTTTTGGATTATATTACTACAGTTTCCTTGAGGGTGGAGCATTGGTGGGTAAAAGTAATTCAACTCTACTGCCTACTTTGCAGAACACAACCTCACTCGAGAATCAGATGCGACATCTTGTTTACCTCATAGAGAACGCCATCCTTAATCTTCCAGAGGGACAAGAACAAATGGCATGGCTGATAGATTTCACAGGTTGGTCAATGAGCACTAGTGTGCCCATCAAATCTGCTCGAGATACCATCAATATTCTACAGAACCACTACCCGGAGAGGCTAGCTATAGCATTTCTCTACAACCCCCCGCGGATTTTTGAAGCATTCTGGAAGGTCTGTGGTTCTGCTTTCCTTCTCTGCATTCTGGTTTTTAATGAATTCCACAAAAAAATTCCACCGATCTGTgggaaaatttaaaacaaaaaaaaaaagagtgaaaaaaaaaaaaaaaagtggaagaagaaaaataaaagctATTACCACATACAACTACATGAAATTGCTAAAATTCTAACAGCTAAATAAATGCTGATCATTACTAATAGAAAATGTGTGAAATGCAAGGGATGATGGTAGTGCAGACCATCCTGGATTTCCATTCCATTCGACTGCTAAACAAATGTAGACTATTCCAGCCTTTTGGGTCTAGAAAAAAAGATCATGCAAATATATTTAAGGCATATGTAGGTGCTGTTGCTACCCAATAGCTTTTAGGAGGAGGATGGCCAAAGGGTTCGTTACTTCTGTTAAATTGATGGCGAAATGATCTTGACCATTCCCTTTTGAATTGTAGATCGTTTTCCTTTAGAATACCATTGATTTATATTTCTATTTTCAATTTCTTGTTGCAGCACAAGGCAACAGCTACTCAATGTGCTCAATCATAGAGCAAGATTGAGAAGTAgcctatttttatttttgtccATTGGATGCTTTGAGTCacgacctttttctttttctttttctttttcttttggggGTCACTGGTTGAGTTCTTCTGCGTCTGCCCATGCAGGTGGTCAAGTATTTCTTGGATCCTAAAACATTCCAGAAGGTGAAATTTGTGTACCCAAAGAACAAGGACAGTGTGGAGCTGATGAAGGAATATTTTGATGTGGAAAATCTTCCGACTGAGTTTGGTGGAAAATCCTCGTTACAGTATAACCACGAGGAGTTCTCGAAATTAATGGCCCAAGATGATTTGAAAGCTGCTGCATTTTGGGGGTTTGGCAACAAGAACCACCACGCTAAGAGTGATTATTCTGCAGCAGAGGTGGCTCCAGAGCCCATCAGCCTTGCAACTGAAGCAAGATGAGGGCCTTCTGCTCCTAGTAATATTGCAATAAAGATGTGATAAAATCTCCTTTACCACTGATGGGGTTGGGGTGGTACATTTTCACTGACAGAAGCTGGCTGTTAGCTGTTGGGTCTGACTGAGGTTAATATTGAATCTATATTATATATAACAGAACATAAAATCATTCTCCCACCTGCTTCATACTGTTTGCTAGCTTGCATTCTATTTTCCTCCCTCATTAAAACTCTCTCTGCCCCCACGGGCatgtttattttgaaatcattaaTTTTGTGCAAGTTTATcttagtgatctgacaaattttatgctggctgtcagctacTTAACGCAACTCTCCTCCTTAATCCAGGTTTGGGActggcttagtagaaaatcttaagagacaattttaaaaagatatggatagtattatacaaggcataccagagactgacaaaatatttataggaggagatctaaatGGATACTTGGAAGAgatataaaaattatgaaagaatatatagaggatatggatatggagacaaaaatgagtatggagaaatgatcttagactttgctatgtcatatgattttagcataatgaatacttgctttaagaataGAGAAGAatatttaataacctttaaaaatagacaaaatacaagtcaaatagatttttttttaacttggtgggtagatcgtttatcatgcaaaaattgtaaagttattttagGTGAAAACTTAACTACATAACATAGAGtattagtgttagatatatatattaaaaaataaaaaaaaaatgataaaataaaccagtataGGAGAACTAAATGGTGGAACTTAAAAggagaaattatatataaaatttaaagataaaatgatcaaagatggggattgaacCTTAAAGGATGGGATATAtataaatactctttggaatatattagttaactttattaaaaaaatagcaaaagagattttaggtgaattaaggGGAAATTTCTTAAATAGCAAAAAGAGTTGGTGATGggataaaaatgtacaaaaaattataaagacaaaaagaatttggtataaaatgtggcaaaaatgtagaaacatgaataactttgaaaaatataaggagacaagaaaagatgcaaaaagggtcgttagtgaagctaaatatagatcatttaatagtttgtatgatagattagatacaaaagaaggggaaagcaatatatttaaacttgctaaagttagaaaAATGATAGAAAAGacttaagaaatgtaaaatgtataaaaagtgaggatgatattgtcttggttaaagacgaagatattaaagaaagatgacgaagttactttagtaagttgtttaacgaaagccaaatagaaggcttaaacttagaattgtcaaatgagaaaaagactaaaaatataaaatttattcgcaaaattagagttaacgaaattaagtttgtactaaaaaagatgaa
The sequence above is a segment of the Malania oleifera isolate guangnan ecotype guangnan chromosome 8, ASM2987363v1, whole genome shotgun sequence genome. Coding sequences within it:
- the LOC131163013 gene encoding uncharacterized protein LOC131163013 isoform X1: MFRRRSNSHHNQESDVVEPEVKVNEFKAAIGPLSGRSLQYCSDACLRRYLEARNWNIDKSKKMLEETLQWRLTFKPEEISWHEVAVEGETGKVFRASFHDRNGRTVLILRPGKQNTTSLENQMRHLVYLIENAILNLPEGQEQMAWLIDFTGWSMSTSVPIKSARDTINILQNHYPERLAIAFLYNPPRIFEAFWKVVKYFLDPKTFQKVKFVYPKNKDSVELMKEYFDVENLPTEFGGKSSLQYNHEEFSKLMAQDDLKAAAFWGFGNKNHHAKSDYSAAEVAPEPISLATEAR
- the LOC131163013 gene encoding phosphatidylinositol transfer protein PDR16 isoform X2 — translated: MLEETLQWRLTFKPEEISWHEVAVEGETGKVFRASFHDRNGRTVLILRPGKQNTTSLENQMRHLVYLIENAILNLPEGQEQMAWLIDFTGWSMSTSVPIKSARDTINILQNHYPERLAIAFLYNPPRIFEAFWKVVKYFLDPKTFQKVKFVYPKNKDSVELMKEYFDVENLPTEFGGKSSLQYNHEEFSKLMAQDDLKAAAFWGFGNKNHHAKSDYSAAEVAPEPISLATEAR